The genomic DNA GTGGGGGCGAGTCTATCCACCCGGTATTCCATAGATACCATAGATATCTACATCTCCACGGTGTGGAGAAATATAGAACTCTTAGAGAAGAGGTGTTGAGGGACGTTGATCTAATAATAGCTGGGGGCGCTTGTAGAACAAGCATTGAGTACTTCACCTCGGAAGGGGTTAAATTCGTCTTTGCAGATCCTGGGGAGCCTATTAAGGAGATAGTTGAGTTCATATCAACGGTTGAGTATAGCAATATACCTAGAATAGCCAGGCTCCAGAAGAGGGAGGAGTAGATCTTAAACCCCTGATCTAGAATATCTATTTTTTTAGATGTAGAATATATATCACATCTATCCTTAAGGAGCTTAGGTGATCAGGATTAGATATGTTGGAATGCCCATCAAAACGTTCGAGGGTCTGAGGTTTGTAAGGGGTGCTGGTAGATATGTATGCGATATCAAGCTCCCAAATATGGCGTATCTAAAGATCCTGAGATCCCCATATCCTCGAGCGATTATACGGAATATAGAGGTTATAGGTAGAAAGCCTCTCCTAATGATAACGTGGAGGGATATCAATGAGAAGCTCAGGCTTAGGGTGGAGCCGGAGATCGCTGGCTATGCTAAGCTAGCCCCAATGCCCATACTAGCTAGGGGTGTTGCTAACTTTGTTGGTCAGCCCGTTGCAGCTATAGTTGCTGAGGATCCCTATGAGGCTGAGGATCTCGCTGAGAATATCTATATCGAGTACGAGCCTCTAGAATCAGTGTCAGATCCTGAAAAAGCTATGGAGCCTGGAGCACCTCAGATCCATGAGGGGATTGAAAGGAATCTCTGTATAGATAGGAGATTCGTGGGAGGGGATTTAGGAGCCTTTAGAGAGGCTGATATAGCTGTTGATGTGGAGATAGATATGGAGAGGGTTGTTGCAAACCCTATAGAGCCTAAGGCTGCTATAGCAATCTATGAGGGTGGTAACCTTACTCTCTATGCAACAACACAGAATCCCTTTAGAGTTAGGGATGATCTGAGCGAGATACTCAAGATCCCCAGGGATAGGGTGAGAGTGATATCACCAGATGTTGGGGGTGGCTTCGGCGTTAAGGTACCGCTACACGCTGAATATGTTATAGCAGCATATGCCTCTATAGCTCTTAAAAGGCCTGTTAAATGGGTTGAGACTAGGAGAGAGCATCTCGTAGCCCCTTATCAGGGGAGGGGTGTTAGGGCTCGTGTGAAGGGTTTCTTCAAGAAGAACGGTAGGATCCTCGGGATCTCTGGCAGGGTTATAGTGGATCTAGGTGCATATAACTTCTCCATAAACCAGAACATAGCTGTGAACATCGTTAGATGGGTTACAGGGCCATATGATGTGAAGGCCGTCGACATAGATCTCAAAGCGGTTTTTACAAACAAGACTCCGTTCAATGCATATAGAGGCGCTGGGAGGCCAGAGGCTGCCCTTATATATGAGAGGGTGATGGATGCAGCTGCGGACGAGCTTGGAATCGATAGGGGGGATATAAGGGCTATCAACATGATCAGAGGATCTGGCGAGTATAGGAATCCCCTGGGTGTTGCGATCGATGTGGCTAACTATGTTGAGACATATATGAGGGCCTATAAGATCTACAGGGATCTGAGGGAGAGGCTGGGCAGCATATGTCCTAGGGGGATGATCTGTGGTGTGGGTATATCGAGCTACATAGAGTTTAACAGAGCATCGCCAGGTGAGAGGGCTAGGATCAGGGTTGGCGATGGATATATAGAGATAGCCGTAGGAACCCACTCACATGGGCAGGGACATGCGACCGTATATGCTCAGATCGCTGCGGACGAGCTAGGGATCCCGATAGAGAGGGTGAGGATAACATATGGAGACACCTCAAGCCTCGAAGGTGGTGAGGGTACCTCGGGTAGTAGGAGTATCGTGGCTGGCGGTGCAGCTGTTATCAAGGCATGTAGAGCTCTGCTGGAGAGGATATCCAGCATGGGCTACACCATAGAAGAGGCTTTGAAGAGGCTGAGGGGGCTAGAGATAGAGGTGTTTGCAGAGGCTGGCAATATATTTTCATTCGGATCCCACGTAGCTGTGGTAGCAGTAGATCCCGAGGTTGGTAGTGCGAGGGTTATCAAATACGTAGCCGTGGATGATGTTGGGAGAGCAATAAATCCTGCGATCATTGAGGGCCAGATTATTGGAGGCGTTATCCAAGGGGCTGGACAGGTTCTTTGGGAGGCTGCTAGATATGATGAAAAGGGGTATCCCCTCTTCTCAACAATAGTAGATACAGGGGTTCCAACAGCTGTTGAGGCATTTGAAGTCGACTCCATATTTGTTGAGAACCCCTCTAGATACCCTCATGGTGCAAGGGGTGTTGGCGAGGCCGGGGCTATAGGGGCTCCACCTGCTATAATATCTGCTATTGAAGACGCTATAAAGCGAAGGGTTAGGAAGATCCCGGTATATCCCGAGGATCTCCTGAGGATATTGCGTGAAGCCCCTAGGATCAGATCTTGAGGATCTTTCTATAGCCTCTCATATAGTAGATAAGGGGCTCAGAATCTATGAGTATTTCTGCATCAACCACCTCACCTATGAATAGCGTGTGATCAGCTATATCGCTCTCCCCAACAACCCTCGCCTCTATATATGCCAGTGAGCCGTCTATAGCGGGTAGCCCAAGAGATCTAGTTCTATACCATCTAAGATTCTCAAACCTCTTGTTGGGAGGCTCCTCCGCGAATCTCCTAGCTATAACCTCTTGATCATGTTTTAATATGTTAACGGCATACGCACCCGTCTCCTTGATAGCCTTATACCCTGTTGATCCTGTCGTTATGAAGATCCCCACCAGAGGGGGTTTGATCGATATTGATGTGAAGGAATTAACTGTGAGGCCGTGGGGTTTATCAGCTATATAAGATGTAACCACAGTCACCCCAGTGGGGTATCTCCTCATAACATCTCTAAACCTATCTTCTATAGACAATCGGGGCACTCCAGAGATCCTTGAGATTCATAGCTAATATTGCCTATATCAAAAATATTAGATCTATTTCCACAGCATCTTAGCTATTTAATGAGTCTCTCCACATCACGCATGAATATCCTTAGCCCCCTCAACAGGTTGGCCATATCAGATGATAGGGATATCATGTTATATCCCATCTTGATAGCTCTAGCAGCCTCCTCAGGGGTGTAGGCCATTATACCTCTAATAGGTTTTGCCCTAGCAACCCTCGCTATCTTCTCAAGAGCCCCAACTAATATAGGGCTATCCCTCTCTCCAAAGACTCCTAGGGATGCTGAGAGGTCGCTGGGCCCTACGAAGATCCCTGTGAGTGTCTTTACCTCTAATATCTTCTCTAGATTCTCTACAGCGCTTGAGGTCTCTATCTGTACTAGCACTATTAGATCCTCTAGATATCTTTTATAATACTCCGTGCTGGGGATAGATCCGTACATGGTGGCCCTTCTAGGCCCAACACCCCTTATCCCCTTAGGAGGGTATATCACAGCCCTCTCGACTGCTAGCGCTTCCTCATATGTGCTAACCCAAGGTACTAGGATACCATGGGCTCCTACATCTAGAACCCTCTTAATATGCACAGGATCATTCCAGGGAACCCTTACAATACCAGCAACACCGCTCCCCTTAAGCCCCATGAGCAGGAGCTCAACGTCATATATATCTAGGGGTGCATGCTCCATATCAATAACAACCCAGTCTATTGGTAGCGTTGATATAGCCTCTGGAACCTCAGGGCTATTAATTGTGATCCACGTTCCGAAAAGCACCTCTCCCTTCAAAGCCTTCTCAACAAGTCTATTCATGCAAAGCACCATGAAACAATAGACTTTGGTATAATATAAAAATATTAGTATTATTTCAATAGCTAGCTATTATACCTCTTCACCTAAATCTTGATAGATCTAGCTTTGCTTCTTCTCCACCTTCTTAACCCCTGAGAGCTCCTCTACCAGCTCAAGTGTTGCGAAATAATCTAGCTCTCCCCTCCCACTTTTATCAAGAGCTTCGAAGACCTGCCTTACAAGGGATGTTAGGGGCATGAAAACCCCTAGCTCCTTCCCAACCTCTAACGCATAGTCTAGGTCTTTGATCATCTGTTTCACGGTGAAAGCCGGTTTTGAGAAGTCCTTCTCTAGAAGGGTCTTCAACTTATATCCAATCTGTGGCGATGCAACCACGCTGCTCCCCAGAGCATCTATAAGGGTTCTCCAATCTATACCAGCCTTCTCACCTATTGCAAGTGCCTCTGCAACTATTACGGGTGTTGTAGCGACTATTATATTTATTAGGAGCTTGAGATATCTAGCCTCCTCACCAGGGCCGACATAGGAGATCTTGTTTCCGAGAACCCTGAGCACGGGGAGGGCGTTTTCATATGCCCTCCTATCCCCTGAGACATATATCGTCAGCTCCCCCCTTTCCGCGAATAGAGTGCTACCACTTATAGGAGATCTAAGGTAGTAGATACCCCTCCTAGACGCTTCCTCAGCCACCTTTCTAGACGCCATCGGGGTCACGGTGCTCATCTCTATTATGGTGGTTCCCGGCTCCATATTCTTTAGAATCCCTTTCTCACCTAGATATGTCTCTATAAGCTCCTTATCGCCTGGGATAGAGGATATGACAGCATCAACACCTATGCCGAGCTCCTCATTAGATCCTACTACAATTGCTCCCAACCTAGACATCTCCTCAGCCTTAGCCTTCTCTGTGGTGAATACCTTCAGCTTATACCCACCAACCTGTATTAACCTCTTCGCCATAGGCATACCCATTTTCCCAAGACCCCTAAAACCTATGACCCTTATCTCCCTCACCAACGTGTAAAGCCCCACAAGTTGTAATAGTCTAGGGCTTAAATACCAAGTAGAGTAGATCTTTTACAGTTGAACCACTCTTCTTAGAGCAGGCATGATTAGCGTTAAAGGCTTCTTTATCTATTGGTCTGTGTTTCACATTCAACCGGCTTCTAATTACCTAGACATAGTGACTCTTCATCGCGCCTACCCCTCAGAGGCTCCTCACCACAGGCGCACATCACCAGCACTCTAGAGGTTCAAAGCCCTGGATGCCCTGGATATTAAAAATACCGCTTTTATAGCCCAGTTAGCTTGTTCAGGATATCTAGTGACTCTCTCAGCATATCCTCCTTAGATCCGCCACCCACGATTTTCCCATGATCCATTATGTATATATATTCGCTAACCTCTAGCGCGAGGCTTATGTTCTGCTCCACCAGGAGGATAGATATCTTCTCCACCTCCTTTAGCCTCTTAATAGCTTCGAAGACCTCGAAAGCGATTTTAGGGGCTAATCCCTGGCTTGGCTCGTCCATCAATATGAGCTCCGGCTTCGTCATTATTGTTCTCGCTATTGCTAGCATCTGCTGCTCACCACCGCTTAGAGTTCCAGCCTTCTGATCTAGCCTTTCCTTCAACACAGGAAATAATGTGAACACAAGATCCAATGTGCTATTAATATGGTTCCTAGCCCTCTTAGTCTTTGCAGCGAGCATTAGGTTCTCCCTAACACTTAGATCTGGGAATAGCCTTCTACCCTCAGGCACTATATTTATACCCATCTCCACCTTCTTATGGGGAGGCGTTCTCGTTATATCGATACCACTATATTCTATCACCCCTCTCCAAGGCCTTATAAAGCCCATTATGGTGTTTAGAAGAGTCGTCTTCCCAGCACCGTTTGGCCCTAGCACCGAGGTGAATGAGCCTCTGGAGACCTCGAAGCTAACTCCCCAGAGGATCTGGGTTGCTCCATAGCCAGATTCTAGGTTAATAACCCTAAGTGACACGCCCAACACCCAGGTAGATCTCTCTAAGCCTCTCGCTTTTAAGAACATATTCAACAGGGCCCTCAAGCACGATCTCCCCTCTATAGAGCACTATAACCCTTACAGCTATCTTTGCAACTGCTCTTAGAACATGCTCAACTAGAGATATCGTTGATACCCCTTCCTCAGCCAATCCCCTAACGATCTTTGAGAGCCTATCAACCTCGCTTGGAGGCATCCCAGCCATTACCTCGTCCAAGAGCATGATCTTCGGCTTCATAGCGATCGCCCTTGCCAGCTCTAGCAACTTCTTCTCAGGGCCCGTTAACCTACCAGCGGGCTCGAATCTCTTATCATATAGCCCAACCATTTTTAGAACATCATCAGCTATCTCTAGGGCCTCGCCAACGCCTATCCTCCCCGCCATTGTACCGAATAGAGCTCCTATAGCAACGCTCTCCCTAACGCTGAGCCCTGGGAATGGTCTTGGGATCTGGAATGCCCTGCCAATACCGATCCTCGCCCTCTTATATGGGGGGTAATCCGTTATATCA from Sulfolobales archaeon includes the following:
- a CDS encoding ABC transporter ATP-binding protein, which produces MSLRVINLESGYGATQILWGVSFEVSRGSFTSVLGPNGAGKTTLLNTIMGFIRPWRGVIEYSGIDITRTPPHKKVEMGINIVPEGRRLFPDLSVRENLMLAAKTKRARNHINSTLDLVFTLFPVLKERLDQKAGTLSGGEQQMLAIARTIMTKPELILMDEPSQGLAPKIAFEVFEAIKRLKEVEKISILLVEQNISLALEVSEYIYIMDHGKIVGGGSKEDMLRESLDILNKLTGL
- a CDS encoding ABC transporter ATP-binding protein yields the protein MSLLELRNVSKRFGGLMALRNISLKVDRGELLAIIGPNGSGKTTLFNVISGVYKPEEGSVIFEGADITDYPPYKRARIGIGRAFQIPRPFPGLSVRESVAIGALFGTMAGRIGVGEALEIADDVLKMVGLYDKRFEPAGRLTGPEKKLLELARAIAMKPKIMLLDEVMAGMPPSEVDRLSKIVRGLAEEGVSTISLVEHVLRAVAKIAVRVIVLYRGEIVLEGPVEYVLKSERLREIYLGVGRVT
- a CDS encoding aldolase/citrate lyase family protein; amino-acid sequence: MNRLVEKALKGEVLFGTWITINSPEVPEAISTLPIDWVVIDMEHAPLDIYDVELLLMGLKGSGVAGIVRVPWNDPVHIKRVLDVGAHGILVPWVSTYEEALAVERAVIYPPKGIRGVGPRRATMYGSIPSTEYYKRYLEDLIVLVQIETSSAVENLEKILEVKTLTGIFVGPSDLSASLGVFGERDSPILVGALEKIARVARAKPIRGIMAYTPEEAARAIKMGYNMISLSSDMANLLRGLRIFMRDVERLIK
- a CDS encoding NAD(P)-dependent oxidoreductase, coding for MREIRVIGFRGLGKMGMPMAKRLIQVGGYKLKVFTTEKAKAEEMSRLGAIVVGSNEELGIGVDAVISSIPGDKELIETYLGEKGILKNMEPGTTIIEMSTVTPMASRKVAEEASRRGIYYLRSPISGSTLFAERGELTIYVSGDRRAYENALPVLRVLGNKISYVGPGEEARYLKLLINIIVATTPVIVAEALAIGEKAGIDWRTLIDALGSSVVASPQIGYKLKTLLEKDFSKPAFTVKQMIKDLDYALEVGKELGVFMPLTSLVRQVFEALDKSGRGELDYFATLELVEELSGVKKVEKKQS
- a CDS encoding xanthine dehydrogenase family protein molybdopterin-binding subunit, with the protein product MIRIRYVGMPIKTFEGLRFVRGAGRYVCDIKLPNMAYLKILRSPYPRAIIRNIEVIGRKPLLMITWRDINEKLRLRVEPEIAGYAKLAPMPILARGVANFVGQPVAAIVAEDPYEAEDLAENIYIEYEPLESVSDPEKAMEPGAPQIHEGIERNLCIDRRFVGGDLGAFREADIAVDVEIDMERVVANPIEPKAAIAIYEGGNLTLYATTQNPFRVRDDLSEILKIPRDRVRVISPDVGGGFGVKVPLHAEYVIAAYASIALKRPVKWVETRREHLVAPYQGRGVRARVKGFFKKNGRILGISGRVIVDLGAYNFSINQNIAVNIVRWVTGPYDVKAVDIDLKAVFTNKTPFNAYRGAGRPEAALIYERVMDAAADELGIDRGDIRAINMIRGSGEYRNPLGVAIDVANYVETYMRAYKIYRDLRERLGSICPRGMICGVGISSYIEFNRASPGERARIRVGDGYIEIAVGTHSHGQGHATVYAQIAADELGIPIERVRITYGDTSSLEGGEGTSGSRSIVAGGAAVIKACRALLERISSMGYTIEEALKRLRGLEIEVFAEAGNIFSFGSHVAVVAVDPEVGSARVIKYVAVDDVGRAINPAIIEGQIIGGVIQGAGQVLWEAARYDEKGYPLFSTIVDTGVPTAVEAFEVDSIFVENPSRYPHGARGVGEAGAIGAPPAIISAIEDAIKRRVRKIPVYPEDLLRILREAPRIRS
- a CDS encoding flavin reductase family protein, with product MSIEDRFRDVMRRYPTGVTVVTSYIADKPHGLTVNSFTSISIKPPLVGIFITTGSTGYKAIKETGAYAVNILKHDQEVIARRFAEEPPNKRFENLRWYRTRSLGLPAIDGSLAYIEARVVGESDIADHTLFIGEVVDAEILIDSEPLIYYMRGYRKILKI
- a CDS encoding NifB/NifX family molybdenum-iron cluster-binding protein; its protein translation is MGESSEAKPGGRVRVAIATMDGATIASGHFAHSTHFMIIDLEGGRANPVEVRENPLGYVPDTDLEYQEEHGGGESIHPVFHRYHRYLHLHGVEKYRTLREEVLRDVDLIIAGGACRTSIEYFTSEGVKFVFADPGEPIKEIVEFISTVEYSNIPRIARLQKREE